The sequence ACAAAACTGGTCGACTTGTTCTCTGAAAGTATTCCAGTCCTCTGAACGATCATTTACGACGACTTGGAATCGGACTCCTTGGATGTCAACAATAGTGCGCTGCACCATGCTGGGGAACTCTCCAGAGCACCCACTGCTCAGGATCCACGAGTAGTCCGTTCTGTCGCCATTGCTTTCCCAGTCGTACCATACTTGTGTTCCTTTTTCTGAGAAGTCGCTGAGTACGAGTCTTGATTGCGCATCAAAGCTTATTGCGCAGTGATGTTTCGATATACCCTCCATGCTTGGTAAGATTATGTCGCAGGTTCTCGAGTCTGTGCCGAGGATAAAACTGCCTGGTCGCTTAGGCGGTTGTGAGAAGGTAAGTTGGATGGCTCTCCCAGAGCTGTGGCTTGTGAGGCCGGAGAGGCGAGATGAGAGATATGAGTTTGAAGTTGTGGAGGTGATGCGAGAGGCGTTTTCGGGCATGTGAGTAGATTTGTCGGCCCAGGAGTAATGGGTTGTTGGGACGAGCCAAGCGATGATGTCGTCAGGTTGAGATGTCATGATTGAGAGTTGTTGagtaaaggtattattaAGTGTGTATACTGATGTCGAAAACAAGATGTCGCTGAAATGAACGAATGGCGCAGTGATAATACAATATGATGAAGCGAATGATTGACTGGATGAAAGAGCGAATCGGTTACGGACAGGTGCAGATTAAAATGAGAGAAGCAAGTGAATAGAAAGCTGCGAGCAAGATCGAAAATagccaaaaagagagagttgTACAGAAATGATATTGTATAGCcgagggaagaaagaagcacgTTTAAAGATTGTATTCTCTCTAATTATATACTTGAACCTGCGATGCATCTCGGCCCAACCTCCCACCCATTGTTCACGGCAAACGCGCTCGCTGCAGAGACGACGAAGCCATCTACTGGCCCGCACCAGGCGTGGCCGCGTCGCGAAAGCACCCAACATGCATGAACTACAAGCAGATGACGCATACTTGAATGTTTCTGATCCAAGCTGAGTGGTGGCCATTTGCTGTGCCGTGAATCAAGCGAGGCCTTGGGCAGCGACGAGATTCACGGTGCAGTAGCGGGCAGCTGTGAGCCAATCATGTGCTGTACACCAGCCTAATTTGGTGCGCGGTGGACGCGGGATGCGCGTTTGGGAGTTTTTGTCGCGGCGCGCGATTGGGAACCGAGAGAGGAGAGCTGTGGTGAGGCTAGAGATGTTACTCATAGCTGGGCAACGTCATGTTTCAGGATCGATTTTGTCGTGTTGACATGGCTTGATTCACGATGTGATGTTTGAAGTGCTGCTTATCTGTGTTGGGCTGGTGGATCGGACGCCCATATAAGAGAGAGTTCCATAACAATTTGATGGTTAAAAGACAACTCAGACAATTAGTGTACaaaataataacaataatgaAATTGTTTCATCGTGATATTTTCTATGCAAATAAAACATAGACACAAGCAAAAGTTCTACTCACTGCCTGATGGAGGTTGTGAGCTTTGTGATCATTTAGTGCCTTCTTGTAGACGGTACATGGTACATCCTCACAAGACCAAAGTTGGCGCCTAAATTCCAAGGCCGAAACAAGCCACGGCTAGCGGCCGGCCTTCACCCGAACAGGACCTTGCGGCATCTGTATAACCTCATCCCACGATATCATCGAAGGCCAATTGAACCGCAAGAATGGCTTCCGACGCGGCTACAGATGTGCGGCGTAAGTGCAAGCGCTCTCGTGTCCTTCTAGAGGCCCTCCCAAGGCGATCTGTAACGGCTGACTTTTACCGCAGAGGCGACCCGCGAGGAGATGCGCGATGCTCGTCTCCCACTCGCCTACAGAGATAGCTGCGCCCACCTTCTGATCCCCCTCAACAAGTGCCGAAGAGAGACCTGGTATGCTCCGTGGAAGTGCACGGTACGTTTTACCCAGCcggaagctgcagcagatgagCGGCGAGGGAGCAGGAAGCTCCAGGAGCAAACGAGCAAAATCGCTAATTCATCCCTGCCGGGGACATCAGGACGAGCGACACAGCTACGAGAAGTGCCAGTACGTCGAGTTCAAGAAGCGAGTTGCGAAGATGAACGAGCTGCGGGAGTCAAAAGAGGGCGCGCGAAGCAACTAAGACGCTGCTGGGAGGACGAGGAAACGAAGTGTACATATTATCCATGCATGAGAAATGGGAATAGAAGAATTTTCAAGAAACACGCTCTCGAATGGCGCgcaaaggattttttttttattttatgaTTGACAAGAGAGCCGGATTACAGGCCCTTTGCCTCTACGGGATTGGATATGGGTGATTTTATTTGAACCATTGATGCTATGGGAAAACATGAAGCAAACTATCTTGGCGCCAACGATGAAGAAAGCATTGCATTTGTCGACTAGGGCGAGTTAGATTTCGTCCACTAGCTCGCTTTTGCCATCTAACCCTGTCCATTTTGGCTTACCGTCCGGTAAGTCTACGACCCTCTGAGGGTAGAAGATATGGCATCTGCATGTGGAGTGTCAGATATATGTTCCTCAAAGCAAACGTGCAGAGCTACATACTGAACCtcaaatttcttcttttgtgttTCATTCTGGAACAGCAAGAGCGTTGGAAAGAGCAATGCCATGTTCCGCCCTTCATCCATGATAAGTGTCCCGCATTGGGAGCAGCTCACTTTGCAGGGTAACTCGTGTTCCAACGACTTGGAACCGGAGTTGTAAAAGCGCAAGTTTTCGATACCGTTTTCAAATGCCATGTTTGATTTGTGGAATATAGCTGCCCATTGAAAAGGGGCGCCTTGGCTTCGTATGAGCATCTTGAGTCACAAGCAAGGCAGCAAAAGCTAGGAGGAAAAATGTGTGAGGAGCAGTAATATACCGTGGATAACTTTACAGTCATTGCAATGACAGTACTTGGAGGCAAGTGGACTATCTTTACTCAGCCAATATTTTACTTGGCCGCAATGACAAGCGCCTTGCAACACCTTGTTGAAGGACTGGTCGGGCTTTTGATACGGGGGTTTGGTTTTCCAGGCTTGATCTGACATGTTTTTGGAATATAACAAATTGAACCAGGTATGGCATTTCAGATAACATGGGCCAAGATGTGGAATTACATTATCATGACTTCTAGATGTGAATATTGACGCGAGGCGACTTATGAGCCTATCAATGGTAACAGTGGTAACAGTGAATGACGTAAGTGAGGTGACAGTGCGGTGATGTAACTGTGAGCGATAGAAGACTGCAATAGGGAAGTAAATGAGCGATGAGAATGTCTAAAACTTTGCAACTATAATGTACCCTATAGAGGTATCATGCGAGAACGGGCATCATGATCTTTAAGCAATAGACATATAAGCATGAAATTCACAAAGATACTCGCTTCCCTTAAAACCATTTAAACCCGATACAAACCAGGCTTTTATACATTGGTGGTATCTGGCAACTGCCGACGAGGCTGTTTGCACGGAGATAACACGGAATTAAGGAAAATCCCAagatttctcttccttttccacgGACTACGGTAACATAACAATCCGTAGACTATGTACCGACAGCACTGCCGCTTGTATGGGAATCAACCGATTTTATCGAGGCTTCAGCTTCCACTTCGCTGGCTGTTCCACGCTAAAAGAGGGGCACCAAAAAGGATCAAACAGCGACCCCGCCCTTGTAAGAAAATATTCCTTTACGGTGATCGGCTAGTGCTTTTCGGGTCGGTGCCTGAACGTTAGGTTTGCTGTGCGTCAACGACAAGACTCGCTGCAGTTGAGAGCCAAAGCCACTAGATCAAGACGTTGAGAAACACTATAAACACTATCAAAAATCCTCTATAAATCCCGCCGTGAACCCGCAGATTGACACCACGAGTTACACGACTCGCTATCGTCGGGCCCCTCCCGGATATTAATCCCAGCTCCGCTAACAGTCTATGCCACTCACCTCCATTTTGCCGGATCGGCACCGAAGCCGCCCAAATCATCGGCAAGATCCAATGCCTCCAGAATGGAGCCCTTGAACCGCCAATCCGAGCTCTCGATTGTGCTTGAAGATCCTATTTTGCGACCATGAAGCAGCGCTACTCGATTCCAAGTGTGAAATTTGTCCGCATAGGCCCCACCTGAGGAAAAAAGAGGTCcagatacatatatataggcGACCAAGATGAAGTCCACCATGGCTATCAACTCATCAAGCCCCAGAGCCTTTTTATACAGCTATACCAtaatatcttcttcttcagtctTTAACTCGCATTAAACACCATGGCTAGTGAGGCATGCTGCAAGTTGGCTCCGGTCGTTGCCGACTACACCCCCAAGGGCAAATACGAAAAGATTGCCGGCATCAACACCTGTAAGACGAGCTTCCTTCAATGAGCCTCCTGAGACATATCAACAGCCTTCCTGATACATCACACCATAGACATTGTAGGATCTGAGGATGCTACCAAGGGAATTGTCGATATCTATGACATCTTTGGCATTTGGCCTCAGACCATCCAGGGCGCTGACCGTCTGTCCGCTCAGAGTGGTGCTCTGGTTCTGGTTCCTGACCTGTTTGATGGCACCGGTCTAGACATAAATGTCATCCCTAATGACACAGAGgagaagaccaagaagctGTACGAATTCCTCGCCACCAAGGCAAACCCAGAGGCAAACGTAGCCAAGATTCTGGCTCTCCGCAAGGAGCTGACCGAGAAGTACCCTGCCATCGAGGGCCACTGGGGACTTTTTGGCCTCTGCTGGGGTGGCAAGCTGGCTGTTCTGGCTTGCGGAGCGGGCAACGAGGGCGTTGGCCGACGATTCGTAGCCAGTGGAACCGCTCATCCTGGGTGAGTGTTTATGGTCTCCTGCAATAACGCAACTTTTCTGCCTCCCCCGTCTCTGCTAACCAAGGTCGATTCGAATAGTTTGCTTGATGAGGCTGATGCCAAGGCCCAGACGGCTCCTCACATCCTGCTTGCCTCCAAGGACGAGCCCGCAGATAAGGTTGCCTTGTACAAGGAAATTATGGGCGACAAGGTCGAGGCCACCACATATGAGACTATGCACCACGGCTGGATGGGCGCCAGATCTGACCTGAAGAACGAGGAGAACGTCAAGGAGTTTGAGCGCGGCTACAAGCAGGCCGCTGATTTCTTTGCCAAGCACCTTTAAGTGGACGGATTAGTCTTGGGAATGTAACGTTTTGGAGCAAGAatcacgatgaagaagagacttATACCCAACGCTGTATTGAATGTTGATTTGTGCATCTTGCATATGCTTTGATCTAGTGGTGTTGGAAGTAAGAATTAGTCTTGGGGGTGTAAAGGATGTAGTGAATTTGTTAGTATTAGCACACCATGTTATTGGGTCCCTATACCATTGGCAAATCTAGTTAAAGATGTTCCACACTATTATTACAATTCATGAGCGAATGGCTTTGTGGTTGGTTGAGTCAGTTCATTTATACAACATGGCGTCGCAGATGTATCCACTTGAGCGCGAAAGAACCAGGGCAGCGGATGGCCAGACGGCAACGAATATCAAGATACAACAAGATCTGAACTTGATGTAGGAAAAGTTAACGAGACGTGCGGCCTTATAACGGCAGACGTGGACTCTAACCCTAACTGATTTCTCTGAGTAATATGCAGTAGCTACATATGTAGCCGTACTATGTCATTATACCAAGGTATACATTTGCTATTTGCGCGCTACAAGTCCGTTTGCATGATTGCCAATTCAACTTATACCCAAAGACATCTTGTATATTGACATGAACACCTTACATGTGCTTTGATCCGGTAGTGTGTGAAGCATGAATTAATGTAGAGTCCATAGTGAGCAACACAGCATTTTGGGAACGGGAGATGGCAAAGAACCCAATTGGGTCAGTAGGTGAAAGGTATCAACCTGCAAAGCCTATTTCTTCAATTTCTGTGAAGCCGGGCGATCTTTCCTGTTCTCTTCGGATCCACATTATTATTGATACTCCGCTAGGATATCAATAAATGTTACTCCACGAGTAGTATTTCTCTATTTAAGCCTACCAATACGCATAAACTGCATCCGCATCGATCTTCAGTATATCTTCTGAAAGTTTACTAATTCGATGCATAACGCCTGAAAGGGGAAAGGCCAAATATACACGTATACACGAGCCTATACTTAATacaatatttaatattaatataaattaaaacgtttagaaattatatacttatatctATCTTTTTTTGCATCACCTTTGTTTTACAGTTAGCTGCACGCATACAGAACAGCTAATAGCATGTATGTCCCTCTCTGTTTTATCATATATCCGACTTTGCTGCTGTATGATTGGGCCCAAGTTGCCGTGTCTACCTCAAAGGTGCCCTTGGGCCTTTGAAAAGATAGTTGTACTATTATGCCTGTCTATGTATGTCGATTAACTGATTTATGTTGGTGAGCGACATGCCAATAATAATCACCCGGGGAGTTACGGAGGTATTATCGGCAAACAATAGCCATAGGCATGCACAGTTACGTAACGATATCTAACCGCTAGGATTTCTAACGAATGATTAATATTCGGAATGGCCAATAGTACGGTGTTGCATGAATAAGATGTTCAAAATGAGCGCAGGTTTCGACTCCCCAACAAGCTATATACAGAACGGGTGCTTGGCAATAGTCTTGGCTAATACACTAGGCAAATGATTTGATTCTATAAGTGGAGGCGTAAGCATATGAAGGAAATTgggtatataaatttatacagAATATGTCCTTGCTAAATTTGTCAAGGTTCAGCATCAACGGAGTATTTCGAAAATAGTTTCTATGGAAAACTGTACACTGCACTGCCACCGCTTCAATATACATTTGCGGCAGATAGTAGCAACTTCTAAGCGTTCCAATAATACAAATCGCAAATAGTATAGGTTAATTGTGCAGTAGATCTTTCCCAAATGCGCTGTAGGTTAGACTTTACAGCCCGTACGAAGAAAAATATCACGCGACTCTTAATGATAGATGAGACGGTATATCGTACATTTCCTTTGCGTGATCATTGATGCGAAGGTTCAAAGAGCGACCTTCCGTTTTGGATGTCAGCTAATTCTGCAAATTCCCTTTGGCGATATATAGGTAGCATCAGACTTTTACTTGTAACGCTCCTAGAAGCAAGGATGCATACTTCCTGATGCTGAGTTATTTGGGTCTTATTTTCAGGCTTATGGATGTAGAAGTTTGTCGAATGACGACACAATGAATGGACGGGACATCGGACATCACTGTATCAGTCATTGAAATGACCCATGtcatttctttcttcgctTCTGGTTCTAGAAACCAGTGCATAACGCTAAGCCAGGAGCAGACTCTCAAGTCAACTGTAGGCTTATGCTTTTGTGTAACCCATAGGTGTATGCGGAGCACTCATTAGGCATGTGCTTATTCGGACTACGTTCGTTCGGAGGATACCCCGAAAGCATAATTCGCTCGAattgtacggagtacatatGAGGGGTTGTATCCATTAATCAGAATCCTTCCATATGCCCCAAATACGCCGAATATATAATAACGGCTGACGAACAAGAAATAGTAAGGCTCAAATGGGCTAATTAGTTCGCTTGAATATCACAACAACCACCACTATATTTATCGCCAGTCATTTtctatttaagctaatttTAAATTCcaagttaatttaatttaattttactctATGAGTCTTGAGTTTTCCGCCTGAAGTATTGTTTTGTATTTATGTATATTCACTGGTGGGAAATAGGCCAGTGTTGCTCTATCTCTGTATACCTTTGATGTGTCTCAATAAACCTACTTGGCCAAGATTGATCCATTATTCTACATGAAGCATATCTTGTTGACTTTGGTAAGTCTAGGGCCCAAATTGGGTGTTGTCACTATATCCCCACGTCTACCCGGCTGATTACTTACCACAACCTAGCTACGCGTACCCGTATCGCATTAGCATATCTACGCTTTTACGACTTTGGCAAGATCTACAGGCTTGGCATTGGGCGCTGTGGTAACTGTGGTGAGACATAGCACAAAATAGGTAGTAATACTACTAGGACAAGGGTGGAAAGAAAAGCGCCGCCTATCATATACAAATTTGGTGGCAATGTTTTCTCTCCACCAATTATCGGGGTACAAGGTATCCAAATCATGGATGAGCGTACATATAGATGAAGGCCCTGGGAGCCCAATGTCTCCATATGCTGGCCTAACTGCCGCAATTGAGCTTTGGTCCTTTTCTATTCCAGCTAATCTAGCGGAACCCGAGTGTCCGCCATGATACATCAAAGTTCTTGGCTGAGCCGACGAACCGTCTGACCATCCTGCCTTCCATATTGAGAAGGTAAGATGGCTTGACCTAAGCGAATCACTTATGCATTGTAAATTCTAGTTACGAATATGCTTTTTCGATCTGAGGCGGAGACGCTGTGTTGGAGAGATGGCTTCTAGAAGCTTGGAAGGCGCGCGGGGCCATTTCACAAGCGCATTACAGTCTCGGCTatgataaaaagaaatataaaaggaggtctcttccctctttgtAGACAACGAAGAGAAGAACAGCCGACATCGCCAACTCCTCATTTATTCACATTACCCAGGGTCCATTGCCCTTCTTCTGATATCCGATATACTTTAATTCAAAATGAAGTGCTCAGCCAATCACTTCCTCGCCATTCTAGGCTTTGCCAGCTCTGTCGCAGCCGACTTTCATATCCTGACAGGCCCATGCTCTATTGCTCCTGGATGGGGCGGCTCCCTCTCAGACACCACGATGGCATGTCCATCCAACTACTACAACTGCGACTGCTTGATGAACGGTGACCGCGCCGGCCATGTCATTAGTGGGCAGACGCCAACAGTTGGTATTCACACCACGGGATCCAACTACTTTGAGCTTGATGGCATGTGCGGTGTGGGCAACATGAACTTTTATCTCCAGGGCGACGGCTCTTGGAAGTTCTATATTGCTGGCGGAGACGGCTCTGAACAGGGCACATGCTATCCTGGAGATAACAGCATTAAAAACTGCAACAGCTTTAGCGCTGCCTGCAGTTTTGGCAATATTTTGGATTGCTACTCGTACATTTGCAATTAATGGAGGATTGGGCACTCAGAGTCCTTTTCCCATAAAGACAATTTCGACTCTGATGACTTAGGACTGTTTGAGAGCGTTTGTATAAGAAACTGGATCTAGTAATGGACTAGTCGATATTGTATTTTCTAGTCATTGAATTATGCTTGGGTTCATGTGAATAAGATAGCCCCCTCTCCTTTTCATAGTTCAAACAGTCACAAATGCTATGAAGAATTTGAGATCTGAGTAGTGATAGTGGTGGTGAAGTGATAGAGATCAATAAGTGGTTAACGTTcgtagtaataataaagtctTATCCTACTTATATCTGATAAGTATAGAGTCTATTGGTATCAGTGATATAAACATCCTTGAAGATAGATGGTAAAGTAATTCTTATTCTGATAATGTGACACAATTCTTCATGATTCATAGCGTACTATTTTCATTGGATATATTGTGTTGGTATAGTACATCAATAGGGGTTAGAGCCGATATTGCTGACATTTCCAAAACACTTCTTGCTCGTAGAGATAATCTGCCCCATGCACCGACCTTTTTCAAGGAATAGCGCAAATGGAATTAGTTGAGAAGGAGGCTACTTATTATTCACTCATAAAGTATGATGATAATATGGAATATTCTGAACTAGGTTTGCCAATGGTAGAAGGACTTAACAATATGGGTTGCCAATAGAGTAACTACATCCTTCACTCACGCAAGACCAAGCTCATATCTAAGAAGAAATGTAGGTTAGTAGTAAATTGTCTATCCATGTTTGCTATCATCTACCATTCCCCATAGTCTATTTCCATAGTAAATGCATATTGCTTTATATGTGGGTTCTGGTAAATTTGGCCGGTTACTTTGAGTTACATCTCCAAAACCGATATCACAATTGATAGATCtgtaaagtatataaaaataagagGCTAGCTTATGCCTAAATGTTTAATTTACCCGCTGCCGCCGTTTGTCTGGAAGTTGGAATTTAGTGTCAACAGGAAAGATGAACAATAGAGTTGAATTAATGGTATTGAAAGGTCTCATTTTCTAGATGAGAAGTCGGGAGGTAGGACCTCTTATACATGTAAAATCTATGTGATCCACGTAGCCAGATCGGACTAGTGCTTCCTTGTTCAACATTTAGTGCATCTCATTCGACGCATTATACAGCGAAAGATACGCGGAGTTTGTGCATGAGACTAAATCGTTTTCAGAGTTGCCAGCCTCTTTTCATAACACTTTAATCGGTTCGGCGCCCGCTGTATCTTCCACTAATCAGATCAGATCTTGAGTTGGCGTGCCGCACGCGGCTTCATGTAGGAGTATGTCCGCCGCCATTACGTATTCTACCTTGGCAGTAAACGCTCGTCAGCTGTTACCAATTGAAgtcacctttttttcccacttGCCACTGCCCATCGCCAAGCATGTGTTAAAGAGTCGGTTGTTGACGGCCTGGGCGGCAATCGCACCATGAGATCCGGCTTCGGCTCTAACAGCTCCACCATGTTCTCCATCTGGGGTTCACTAAGCTCTGGGGGGATTTCTAATGTTTAGCTGGGGTAAACACAAGATACTCACTGCAGCGcatcttccatttctttGAGTAGAGAAACAGTCGTACAAATGGGCGAACTACCATCGTCTCGTGGCTTTACCATATTGGTTAACGGAAAATTCTTCCAAGCGCCGCTGCCCAACGCGGACGCGGCGGCCGTCGGCCCTACCTTTACAGAGTGCATGATCATCAGGGATGGCATCATCCAGTATGTTGGTCCTGAAGCAGATGCCGCGGTAGATGCGGCTAAAGCTGCGGGCGCAACGATCAAGGATCTGGGCCATCAGACTGTGCTCCCCGGATTTATCGACGGCCACTTAcaccttcttctcgtcgGACAGGCTCTCACCAAGGTTGGCTTGGAAGCGTGCACGAGCCTAGAGGATATCCAAACCGAGATCAAGCAATATGCCAAGGCCCATCCGGATGTACCGCGCATCTTTTGCCGCGGCTGGATGCATTCGATGACTCCCGAAGGCGTTGATTCCACTTTGTTGGACGGTCTAGATCCTCGGCCTATCTTTGTTGATACGAAGGACCTGCATTCCACATGGTGCAACACGGCTGGGTTGAAGGAGGTTTGTCGTGTTATGAATATTGCGGATGACGCCCCAGATCCGGTGGGTGGCACTTTTCAGCGCGATAAAAACGGCAAACTTAATGGAGTCTTTAACGAGAGCGCCGTGTTCGAGTACATTTGGCCGTTCACCGCCAGAGTCGCTTCGGTGAAAGCCAGAAAAGAGGCCATCAAGGCAGCGATCAAGGCTTTCAACTCAGCTGGCTATACTGGCATGGTCGACATGGCCATGGATGAGCTCATCTGGGAGCCCCTGGTTGCGCTGCGAAATGAAGAAGGCCTCGGCGGTATGCGCATTGCTGCGTACTGGCTTATGAAACCGAGTGATTCTTTGGAGGATGTGATGTTGCAGATTGATCGTGCAATCGAGTTGGCTGCACAATACAATTCTCACAGCACTCCAGACTGCCGCATTGTCGGCATCAAAGTCATTTGCGATGGAATTATCGATGCTTGTACCGCTTCCTTAACTGAGCCCTACTCAACGGGAAAGACTCCCGATCCCATATGGTCGGAAGAGTTTCTGAATCCCATGGTCTCCAAGGCTCATGGAGCAGGGCTTCAAGTTGCTCTGCATGCAATTGGTGACCGGACAATTCGCATGGCAATCGACGTTCTGGAGAAGAACACAGATTGCTCGCGGCGCCCACGAATAGAACACATCGAGTTGTCCAGCGCTGAAGATGCCGTGCGTCTCGGCAAGTTGGGCATCACGGCATCTATCCAGCCCGTGCACTCTGACCCTGCCATCTTGCGAGCCTGGCCGAGACTGATAGGCGAGCACCGCTGCAAGCGAGCATTCGCCTATCGCGAGTTTGCTGATGGAGGTGCCCCTTTGGCTCTCGGCTCTGACGCGCCTACAGCTCCGCATCTTCCCATCCCCAACATGTACGTTGCGACAACGAGAAGGTCCTATCGCGAGCCTGAGTTGGAGACTGTGATCAATCCCGAGTTCGCCCTTACAGTATGCCAGGCTGTCTCGGCGGCGACACATGGGTCGGCATATTCCACATTCGCTGACGAGTGGACTGGAAGTTTGAAGAAAGGCCTCAAAGCTGATTTTGTGGTTTGCAATGTAGAGCTGACTCCAGAGAACTTGATAAAAGGCGTGGTTAAAGAAACATGGTTTGAGGGAACGCAAGTGTATAAGGCGCTGGAATAGATTTCCCCTTGATCAAGTTGGGTCAAGGCAATCCTTTGTCTGAGCCAAATATCAGTAATACACTTTTTAAGATGCTTTCTTAATCTTCCATTggaataattattaaattttataagctcACTTCTGGTAAATGGCGGATACTCGCTTTGGAGGTGCTTGTACCAGGGACTAGTGGTAGTCTTCAGATCTTT comes from Trichoderma asperellum chromosome 3, complete sequence and encodes:
- a CDS encoding uncharacterized protein (EggNog:ENOG41); this translates as MGELPSSRGFTILVNGKFFQAPLPNADAAAVGPTFTECMIIRDGIIQYVGPEADAAVDAAKAAGATIKDLGHQTVLPGFIDGHLHLLLVGQALTKVGLEACTSLEDIQTEIKQYAKAHPDVPRIFCRGWMHSMTPEGVDSTLLDGLDPRPIFVDTKDLHSTWCNTAGLKEVCRVMNIADDAPDPVGGTFQRDKNGKLNGVFNESAVFEYIWPFTARVASVKARKEAIKAAIKAFNSAGYTGMVDMAMDELIWEPLVALRNEEGLGGMRIAAYWLMKPSDSLEDVMLQIDRAIELAAQYNSHSTPDCRIVGIKVICDGIIDACTASLTEPYSTGKTPDPIWSEEFLNPMVSKAHGAGLQVALHAIGDRTIRMAIDVLEKNTDCSRRPRIEHIELSSAEDAVRLGKLGITASIQPVHSDPAILRAWPRLIGEHRCKRAFAYREFADGGAPLALGSDAPTAPHLPIPNMYVATTRRSYREPELETVINPEFALTVCQAVSAATHGSAYSTFADEWTGSLKKGLKADFVVCNVELTPENLIKGVVKETWFEGTQVYKALE
- a CDS encoding uncharacterized protein (EggNog:ENOG41), whose protein sequence is MTSQPDDIIAWLVPTTHYSWADKSTHMPENASRITSTTSNSYLSSRLSGLTSHSSGRAIQLTFSQPPKRPGSFILGTDSRTCDIILPSMEGISKHHCAISFDAQSRLVLSDFSEKGTQVWYDWESNGDRTDYSWILSSGCSGEFPSMVQRTIVDIQGVRFQVVVNDRSEDWNTFREQVDQFCEQPSWEDATYWADFSSLLPSEMSPFQHIFVKNTTSESAEELYLWNLERPWEPMVKASA
- a CDS encoding uncharacterized protein (EggNog:ENOG41) — translated: MASEACCKLAPVVADYTPKGKYEKIAGINTYIVGSEDATKGIVDIYDIFGIWPQTIQGADRLSAQSGALVLVPDLFDGTGLDINVIPNDTEEKTKKLYEFLATKANPEANVAKILALRKELTEKYPAIEGHWGLFGLCWGGKLAVLACGAGNEGVGRRFVASGTAHPGLLDEADAKAQTAPHILLASKDEPADKVALYKEIMGDKVEATTYETMHHGWMGARSDLKNEENVKEFERGYKQAADFFAKHL
- a CDS encoding uncharacterized protein (EggNog:ENOG41~SECRETED:SignalP(1-20)), with the protein product MKCSANHFLAILGFASSVAADFHILTGPCSIAPGWGGSLSDTTMACPSNYYNCDCLMNGDRAGHVISGQTPTVGIHTTGSNYFELDGMCGVGNMNFYLQGDGSWKFYIAGGDGSEQGTCYPGDNSIKNCNSFSAACSFGNILDCYSYICN
- a CDS encoding uncharacterized protein (EggNog:ENOG41); translated protein: MSDQAWKTKPPYQKPDQSFNKVLQGACHCGQVKYWLSKDSPLASKYCHCNDCKVIHGAPFQWAAIFHKSNMAFENGIENLRFYNSGSKSLEHELPCKVSCSQCGTLIMDEGRNMALLFPTLLLFQNETQKKKFEVQCHIFYPQRVVDLPDGKPKWTGLDGKSELVDEI